Part of the uncultured Desulfobacter sp. genome, ACCTGCTCTATCCCTTTTGTTTTCCGGCCCATCTTCAGGACAAAATCTTCCATTTTTCCGAACTTAAATCGACCATGGACCAGGCCCGGCAGATGTCCCGGCAGGGAATGTCCCATGTCAGCTGCGTCATTGCCGAAGTCCAGACCGCATCCAGGGGACGGTTGAACAGGCAGTGGGACTCCGACCGGGGCGGGTTGTGGTTCACCCTGGTCCTGAAGCCGGATTTGCCGCCGCCCCTGGCCTGGACCATGAATTTTGCCGCATCCGCCTGCATGTCCCAGGTGCTGGCCGATTTATTTGACCTGGATGTGCGGGTCAAATGGCCCAACGATCTGCTGCTCAACGGCCGCAAGCTCTCCGGTATGCTGGCGGAGATCGAAACCCGGGCGGATATGGTAAATTTTCTGTTTCTGGGCATCGGCCTGAATGTAAACAATACACCTGCATCGGATCAATACCAGGCCATCTCCCTGAAAACGGCCCTGAAAAGACCTGTTGCCAGAAAACAGATTCTGATCCGGTTTCTGGACCTGTTTGAATCCCGGATTAAGACCGTTGATCCGGCCCGGATCATCAGCCAATGGAAGGAGCGAACCGCCACCATCGGCACCCAAGTCCGGGTTCAGACCCATGACCGGGTCTATGAGGGCAAGGCCCTGGATGTGGATGACACTGGGGCCCTTATCCTTGAAAGCCGGGACGGCATCACCCGGAAAATCATTTATGGTGATTGTTTTCATGCCTGAACCACCCCATTTAACACCATATCGGCGCGTTTCCACCCCCCATTAAAATGAAGAATAGACCCATGGATGTTTCCGTAAAACCAATTGTATATTCAGCCCTTTTTATCGCCCTGATCAGCATTGGCGCAATGATTGCCATACCTGTGGGCCCGGTCCCCATTGTACTTCAAAACATGTTTGTGCTCCTGGCAGGGTTGATCCTGCCGCCGGCCTGGGCTGCCGGGTGTGTAGCGGTTTACCTGCTCATGGGATTTGCCGGGCTACCGGTGTTTGCCGGCGGCACCTCGGGTATAGGCAAAGTGTTTGGCCCCACCGGCGGCTATCTTATCTCTTATCTGCCGGCGGCTTTTCTTGCCGCCGTAATATCCGGCCGTTCTGAAAAGGGCCTGTTCCGGGATTGTGCAGCCGCCATTGCCGGAATGGCAGTGGTTTATATGTTCGGGGTGCCCTGGTTGAAATGGGTGTTGGCCGTATCCTGGAACAAGGCTCTGGCTGTGGGCATGTATCCCTTTCTTGTGGGCGCTGTGCTCAAAATAGCTGCAGCGGTCATCATTGCCCGAAAACTTCGGCCCCTGATCCGGTTTTAACTGTATGATGAACAGGATATTATTAAAGACAGAGCATCTGACCCATGCCTTTGGGTCGGAGGATACCGGTATTTTTGACATCTGCCTGAGCGTATCCCGCAATGATTTTATTGTGCTTGCCGGCAGGAACGGATGCGGCAAAACCACTTTGATCCGCCATTTCAACGGTCTGTTAACGCCCCAGGCCGGTCAGGTTCTGCTCAACGGCCGGAACATTCAAAAAGATTTGACCCATGCCCGCAAAAAAATCGGCATGGTGTTCCAGGACCCGGACACCCAGATCATCGCAGATACCGTGTTTGATGAAACCGCCTTTGGGCCGGAAAATTTAAACATGGGTCGAAAAGAAATTGATGAAAAGGTCAAAAACGTCCTGAACCAGCTTGACCTGGATCATTTGCGGGAGAGGAACCCTGCCACACTCTCCGGCGGAGAAAAACGGCGGCTGGCCATTGCCGGTATTCTGGTCATGGAACCGGACCTTATTATCTTTGATGAACCCTTTGCCAACCTGGATTACCCATCTATTTTATCTCTGGTCAAACTGTGCCGAAAACTTCACCAATCCGGCCATGCCATTGTGATGACCACCCATGATGTGGCACCGGTCATTAACATTGCCACCCAAATGGTCATCATGGACAAGGGTCGAATCAAGGCCCAGGGCGATCCGGTATCCCTTGCTTCCCGCCTTGAATCCCATGGGGTGAAAAATCCCTTTACCCCCATGACACAGACATGGGCGTTGTGACCCTTTTTTCCTATCGATCCGGCAGAACCGTCTGGCACACCCTGGATGTCCGGTGCAAATGCCTGATGGTTTGCCTGCTGAGCCTGGCTGTGCTCAGGACAGGCCTGCCGGGGACGATTGTTTGTCTGGGTGTTTTAACGGCTATTTTAAAAACAGTGGGGCTGGGTCCGGCAAACATTGTGACGCAGTTAAAAGCATTTCTTTTGCTTTTGACTGTGATATTTTTCAGCCGGTGGGCCGGCACCTCCGGCGATCCCATGGTGACCGCCTATGGGTTCAGCCTGACCCGCCAGGGCTTGGCTTCCGGCAGCCTGGTGTCCTTGCGGTTTCTGGTGGTCATGCTGCTGGGCCTTGTGTTGACGGTCACGACCCGTTCCGGGGAAATCAAAACAGCCGTCCAGTGGTTCTTTCGTCCCGTTCCGTTTATTCCTGAACGCCGGGTTGCCGTGATGGCGGGATTAGCCCTTAAATTCATGCCGCTGATCCTGGATAATGCCCGGGAAGTGACCTATGCCGTCCATGCCCGGTGCGGCAATTTGCGAAAAAATCCTGTACGGCGCTTGATCCACCTGTCCTGGCCCCTGTTGAAAAAAACATTTCAATCCGCAGATGATCTAAGCCTTGCCATGCAGGCCCGGTGTTACAGTGACAACCGGACTGATCCGCGCTTTTCCCCAAATGGAAAAGAAGGCTGTATCCTGGCGCTGACACTTGTCTTTTCCGCAGTGATGCTCCTGATGGACTACTGGCCGGTCTAAGGTCCATGATCGCCTTCGACTCATGTTGGGCATAGGGCGATTTTTACATGAAAGAGTTCGATAACTTATTGAATTCTTTCATTCTTCGTTGTGGGTCCAAGCCGGGGTCATGATAGACCTGGCTCGGGCCATGGCCGTTATAGGAACAGATTTCCTGTAATGGTCGAATAAGGCAGGAATATACCCAAAGGAGATACGATGAAAGGAAAAAATCAATTTAACCGGCCATTCCTTTTTCCATAAGCTTTACTTCATTTTTACTTCTTGATAGTATCAGATTCATCTTTATCCCAATTTTAAATACCCGACTAAATCGGAATTTTATGTATGTACAGGAGGGGACGGCTGCCGTTGAAAGTACTTATTGTTGATGATGAAAAGCATATCCGACAAAGCCTTGCCGCCCATTTGGAAGATAATGAATATGATGTCATAACCGCAGAAAACGGCCGGCAGGGTCTGGCATGTATCCTTTCTGAAAAACCGGATCTTGTGTTGCTGGATTTAAAAATGCCTCAGATGGACGGCATCGACGTTCTGCGACAGGGCAAAAAAGTCATGCCCGATCTGCCCGTGATTGTCATTTCAGGGGCAAATCGCATCGAGGATGTGGTAAAGGCATTGCGCCACGGTGCCTGGGATTATCTGGAAAAGCCCATACGAAATTTTAACGTATTGGATCATTCAATAAACCGGGCATTGGAAAAAGCCAGGTTAATTGAGCAAAACAAAGCGTACCAGCAGAATCTGGAAAGCATGGTAAAGGAGAGAACCCGGGAACTGAAAAAAGCCAACACCCATCTGTCCGATATCAACGCCCGGCTGCATAAAATTGTCGAAACCACGCAAAGGTTGCACGGTTGTGTTGAAATGGGACATTTCGGCCAAAAAGTGCTTGAAGAATTTGCCGCACATATGGCGGCAACCGGCGGCAGTTTATATCTGCTTGAAGAAAACGGTCTTCGACTGGTGCATTCAATTATTTCCGGACACACGCCTGAATTTATCCCCTTCCCATTACCCGAGGAGTCTGTATTTAAAACAGTTCTCGAAAAGGGTCAGGCTCTCCTTGTCAACAATATAGAAGAGGAAAACATATATCTGCCCAGTGGATGGCCCGGGTATTCAAACGGTTCATTTTTAGCGTTTCCCATCAGGGAAGATTACGGCGCCCCCATCGGTGTTATCACACTTCACGATAAGCAAACGCCTCCCTTTGTGGATCAGGACAAAGAGATCGGCGCCATCCTTTCATCCTATTGTTGCGAGACCATTCGGGCCATCAAGGCTTTTCAAGCATCAAAAGAGAAGGAGATTCAACTTCAACAGGCCCAAAAAATGGAAGCCATCGGCACCCTTGCCGGAGGAATTGCCCATGATTTCAACAATATTCTTTCCGGTATTTTCGGTTATGCCGAACTTGCCAAAATGCACATTAATGCCAATGAAAAGGCAGGCAAATATATTGACCAGGTAATGGTTGGCGCCAGGCGTGCCGGTGAAATTGTCTCCCAGATTCTGACATTCAGCCGGCAGGCTGAATCTGAGATGAAACCGTTAAAAATTTATTTGATCGTCAAAGAAGCCGTTAAATTCTTGCGATCCTCCATTCCGTCAACCATTCACATCAGCGAAACCGTGGCAACCCACGATATGGCGTTGGCTGACGCAACCCAAATTCATCAGGTGGTTATGAATCTGGGGACCAATGCATATCATGCCATGAGAGAGACCGGCGGTATCCTGACCGTTTCATTAAAAAAGGCTGAACTTTCCTACAATGATTTAGAAGAGGGTTGTCCGTTTGGCGAATATATCGTGTTGCAGATAGCCGATACCGGGTGCGGTATTGATGAACGCGTCATGGATCGAATTTTTGATCCCTATTTCACGACCAAGGCAGTCTCCCAGGGAACGGGGCTTGGCCTGGCCGTGGTCAGCAACATCGTTAAAAAACATAACGGCATCATAAAAATTAACAGTCAAATCGGTAAAGGAACGGTTGTGGATGTTTTTTTTCCGATATTCAATAACACACCGCAGCATTGCGCAGAACCGGAATACAGTGTAAAAAATTTAGAAGGAACCGAACATATTCTACTGGTTGATGATGAACAAGGGATTCTGGATTCCACCCGGCAGATGCTGTCCAATCTGGGATATACCATATCCGGCTTCTCTGACGGTATATCCGCATTTAAAGCATTTGCCGAAACACCGGATGCCTTTGACCTAGTGATTACCGATATGAGTATGCCCAATATGGACGGCAGGATATTGTCGGAAAAAATTTTATCGCTTCAAAAAAATACACCGGTGATCCTTTGCACGGGGTTTCATGAGACATTTACCGAAAAGGACGCCGTTGAAATGGGAATTCGCCGATATCTGCACAAACCGGTTACCATACAAACCTTAACATTGGCCATTCGGGAAGAATTAGGCCGGCGAGAATAGGATCATGGAACAAATTAGAAACAGCATATTAATTGTTGATGATGAACTCTATATCCGACAGAGTTTTATTGATTATTTTGAAGATCGGGATTGGATGGTTTTTGATGCCGAAAGTGGTGAAGCGGCTCTTGAACTGCTCAAAACCCAGATCACTGACGCGGCCATCGTAGATATTCGCATGACGGGAATGGATGGGGAGACGTTTATCAGAAACGCATCAAAAAAATACCCGGATATGATCTTTGTGATCTGTACAGGCTCACCGGAATACGAACCCGCCGAAGATATACGTCAATGCCCCCATGTTGCAGATCAGGTTTTCGGCAAGCCGGTAACAAATATTGATGCACTTGAAAAGACCCTCAAAGACATGTTAGCTGATAAAAAAGAATAAAAATATTTGTCCAGGGGCTTGATCGCAAAATGGATGTACAACACAATGGAAGATGAGGAAAAAACCAAATCCCAGCTGATTCGTGAACTTCAGGAGATGCGCAAACATATTTTTGACCCCTTTTTCACTACCAAGCCCATGGGGGTCAGCACGTGACTTGGCTTAAGCGTATCGTATTTCATCATCACCGAGAACCATAAAGGCGAAATGATGGTCGAGTCCAGCCCGGGAGCCGGGGGAAAATTTATTATACGGTTGGCTACCAGCGAATTACCAGGTACTGAGACATGAAAAGGCAAATAAAAATATTTTTCACTTCCATTCTTTTCCTATTGTCGCTCACCGCTGGTTTCGTGATTGAAGATAGCCATGCCGACCGGTTCAAGGTTCTTGTGGTGATGAGCTACGACCCCGATTATACCTTCGTTCAAAAGGTGCGTCAGGGGATTGATTCGGTACTGTCGGATACCTGCCGGATCACCTACTTTTATATGAACACCAAAAACAATCTTGAAGGGGGGCCCAAAAAAGCCAAAGCGGCATTCACCCTGTACAAAAAAATGCGCCCCGACGGGGTGATTGCAGCCGATGACAATGCCCAGTCCATGTTTGTGGTGCCCTATCTGAGAAATAAGGTAAACACCCCGGTGATGTTTTGCGGCGTCAATGAAGCACCCGAAAAATACGGATACCCGGCCGCCAATGTATCCGGTATCCTGGAACGGATGACCATCAGTCAAAGTCTGGCCTTTGCCAAACAATTGCTTCCCGCCATCAAAACCTTCGGCTACATGTCCTGTGACAGTCCCACGGGCCGGACCATTTTAAACTATTTTCAACGTGAGGCACATACCTTTCCCATGGAACTGACCGCTGCCAGATTTCCAAAAACCTTGATGGAAGGCAAAGCCATGGCAAACGAGTTGCGTGGTCTGTGTGATGTCCTGTTCATACCGACCATGAACGGTATCAGGGACGACCACGGGTCACCGCTTTCGGATAAACAGATCCTGCCCGTTGTCACCAACATCTTTGCCAAACCGGTTATCGGTGACCAAAAATTCACGATTCAATACGGGATGTTGTGCGGCATGACCCAGCATGCGGACGAACAAGGCTTCACCGCAGCCAAAATGTTGCTCAAAGCCATGCGGGGAACCCCCATCCGTAATATTCCCATCACCCAAAACCGGTTAAACCGGGCAATTATCAATGTGAGCGTAATGAAAGCCCTGGGTATCAAACCCAAACCCATTCTGTTGAAAGACACCGAGCTGATCCGGGGAAAAACCGACCATGAGCCCTGTACACTTTGAACCATTAAAAAGGATAAAGGATAGGGTGATCAAACGAATCGTTATGGTGCTGTTTGTCACTGTTTTTCTACAAGGCTGCAGCCCCGAAGAACCTCTCCGCATCGGATTTATCACCGGCACGTCAGGCCATATGGCGGATATGGGAATATCGGCGCGTTATGCGCTCTTGCTGGCCGTGGACCAATGCAATGAAACCGGCGGAATCCATGACCGGCGAGTGGAACTTGTAATCCGGGACAATCAGCATGACCTTGTCTCGGCGGTGAACGATGTACAGGACTTGATTGCCCGAAAGGTTGACGCCATCATCGGTCCCATGTCCAGCACCATTGCCGTGACCATCGTCCCCCATCTCAACCGGTCTAAAATCGTCACGGTCTCTCCCACGGCAACCACAACACAACTTTCCGGTCAAGACGACTATTTTTTCCGCGTTTGCCCCTCTGCCGGCACCCAGGCCAGTGTCAATGCCGACTACCAGATTCGGTCGGCAAATATGAAACGGATTACAGTGGCCTTTCACAAAGGGAATCCCTCCTTTTGTGAATCCTTTATAAAAAATTTTAGAAAAACATTCCAGGCCGGCGGGGGCGAAGTCCTTTCCGTGACAGGCTTTACATCCGACGACGGACGCTCCTTTTCTCAAATCGCGGACGAGTTGCTAGCGGATAATCCCGATGGCATCTTGATTGTCGCCAATGCCATGGATTCGGCCATGCTGTGTCAACAAATCCGAAAAATCAGTGCATCGGTTAAGATCACCTTGTCAAGCTGGAGTGCATCCCGGCGCTTCATTGAACTGGGCAGCCGTGCCGTTGAAGGAACCACCCTGCCCATTTCCGTCGACTGGAACAGCGCCCATCCCAGGTATAAAACTTTTCAAAAATTGTTTTATGATCGTTAC contains:
- a CDS encoding biotin--[acetyl-CoA-carboxylase] ligase, translating into MKVNHELPDNRQKILEVLYRSDGAPVSGVKISEVAGISRVAVWKHIKALQQAGVDIEALPTGYRLQDADNLLYPFCFPAHLQDKIFHFSELKSTMDQARQMSRQGMSHVSCVIAEVQTASRGRLNRQWDSDRGGLWFTLVLKPDLPPPLAWTMNFAASACMSQVLADLFDLDVRVKWPNDLLLNGRKLSGMLAEIETRADMVNFLFLGIGLNVNNTPASDQYQAISLKTALKRPVARKQILIRFLDLFESRIKTVDPARIISQWKERTATIGTQVRVQTHDRVYEGKALDVDDTGALILESRDGITRKIIYGDCFHA
- a CDS encoding biotin transporter BioY, whose protein sequence is MDVSVKPIVYSALFIALISIGAMIAIPVGPVPIVLQNMFVLLAGLILPPAWAAGCVAVYLLMGFAGLPVFAGGTSGIGKVFGPTGGYLISYLPAAFLAAVISGRSEKGLFRDCAAAIAGMAVVYMFGVPWLKWVLAVSWNKALAVGMYPFLVGAVLKIAAAVIIARKLRPLIRF
- a CDS encoding ABC transporter ATP-binding protein, translating into MMNRILLKTEHLTHAFGSEDTGIFDICLSVSRNDFIVLAGRNGCGKTTLIRHFNGLLTPQAGQVLLNGRNIQKDLTHARKKIGMVFQDPDTQIIADTVFDETAFGPENLNMGRKEIDEKVKNVLNQLDLDHLRERNPATLSGGEKRRLAIAGILVMEPDLIIFDEPFANLDYPSILSLVKLCRKLHQSGHAIVMTTHDVAPVINIATQMVIMDKGRIKAQGDPVSLASRLESHGVKNPFTPMTQTWAL
- a CDS encoding energy-coupling factor transporter transmembrane component T: MGVVTLFSYRSGRTVWHTLDVRCKCLMVCLLSLAVLRTGLPGTIVCLGVLTAILKTVGLGPANIVTQLKAFLLLLTVIFFSRWAGTSGDPMVTAYGFSLTRQGLASGSLVSLRFLVVMLLGLVLTVTTRSGEIKTAVQWFFRPVPFIPERRVAVMAGLALKFMPLILDNAREVTYAVHARCGNLRKNPVRRLIHLSWPLLKKTFQSADDLSLAMQARCYSDNRTDPRFSPNGKEGCILALTLVFSAVMLLMDYWPV
- a CDS encoding response regulator codes for the protein MKVLIVDDEKHIRQSLAAHLEDNEYDVITAENGRQGLACILSEKPDLVLLDLKMPQMDGIDVLRQGKKVMPDLPVIVISGANRIEDVVKALRHGAWDYLEKPIRNFNVLDHSINRALEKARLIEQNKAYQQNLESMVKERTRELKKANTHLSDINARLHKIVETTQRLHGCVEMGHFGQKVLEEFAAHMAATGGSLYLLEENGLRLVHSIISGHTPEFIPFPLPEESVFKTVLEKGQALLVNNIEEENIYLPSGWPGYSNGSFLAFPIREDYGAPIGVITLHDKQTPPFVDQDKEIGAILSSYCCETIRAIKAFQASKEKEIQLQQAQKMEAIGTLAGGIAHDFNNILSGIFGYAELAKMHINANEKAGKYIDQVMVGARRAGEIVSQILTFSRQAESEMKPLKIYLIVKEAVKFLRSSIPSTIHISETVATHDMALADATQIHQVVMNLGTNAYHAMRETGGILTVSLKKAELSYNDLEEGCPFGEYIVLQIADTGCGIDERVMDRIFDPYFTTKAVSQGTGLGLAVVSNIVKKHNGIIKINSQIGKGTVVDVFFPIFNNTPQHCAEPEYSVKNLEGTEHILLVDDEQGILDSTRQMLSNLGYTISGFSDGISAFKAFAETPDAFDLVITDMSMPNMDGRILSEKILSLQKNTPVILCTGFHETFTEKDAVEMGIRRYLHKPVTIQTLTLAIREELGRRE
- a CDS encoding response regulator, which produces MEQIRNSILIVDDELYIRQSFIDYFEDRDWMVFDAESGEAALELLKTQITDAAIVDIRMTGMDGETFIRNASKKYPDMIFVICTGSPEYEPAEDIRQCPHVADQVFGKPVTNIDALEKTLKDMLADKKE
- a CDS encoding ABC transporter substrate binding protein; the protein is MKRQIKIFFTSILFLLSLTAGFVIEDSHADRFKVLVVMSYDPDYTFVQKVRQGIDSVLSDTCRITYFYMNTKNNLEGGPKKAKAAFTLYKKMRPDGVIAADDNAQSMFVVPYLRNKVNTPVMFCGVNEAPEKYGYPAANVSGILERMTISQSLAFAKQLLPAIKTFGYMSCDSPTGRTILNYFQREAHTFPMELTAARFPKTLMEGKAMANELRGLCDVLFIPTMNGIRDDHGSPLSDKQILPVVTNIFAKPVIGDQKFTIQYGMLCGMTQHADEQGFTAAKMLLKAMRGTPIRNIPITQNRLNRAIINVSVMKALGIKPKPILLKDTELIRGKTDHEPCTL
- a CDS encoding ABC transporter substrate-binding protein, with translation MSPVHFEPLKRIKDRVIKRIVMVLFVTVFLQGCSPEEPLRIGFITGTSGHMADMGISARYALLLAVDQCNETGGIHDRRVELVIRDNQHDLVSAVNDVQDLIARKVDAIIGPMSSTIAVTIVPHLNRSKIVTVSPTATTTQLSGQDDYFFRVCPSAGTQASVNADYQIRSANMKRITVAFHKGNPSFCESFIKNFRKTFQAGGGEVLSVTGFTSDDGRSFSQIADELLADNPDGILIVANAMDSAMLCQQIRKISASVKITLSSWSASRRFIELGSRAVEGTTLPISVDWNSAHPRYKTFQKLFYDRYGLEPGIGSLNAYNAAQVVLSALKIRKSNENLKETILFMGEFEGLQRTIKFDDYGDINAGVFMYTIRNHQFEALD